Within the Gossypium raimondii isolate GPD5lz chromosome 12, ASM2569854v1, whole genome shotgun sequence genome, the region ACCCAACTATATAAAAAGTTATGATCACCCAGGTATTATTAAATTTCTTCTTTGATCacccaactattcaattttgtctctTTTAATCACTAGCAAGCTAACGACGGCAAGTAATTTGATCTTTTTTccaattttacttttctttacgacccctttcacctaaaaaactaaaatttattactaaatttaattaaaaatatgcaaataataataacaataataacacccaaaaatccagaatttttgtcttttattttcttttaaattaaccctcaatgtcaaaaagaaaagcaaaactgcaaatatatatatatatatacaaaatgtgtaaatgttaagaattaatttttttcaaaaatcaagactaaattgacataatttataaatgttgagagttaaagttgctattatgccaattttaaaagctgCTAGCTGGtgattaaaaaaagataaaattgagtagttaggtgaccaaaaaagaaactaaTAATTGAATggccattttgtaactttttatagttgggtgatcagaaaagaaatttactaattgtTGGGTGACTACTAGTGTAGTTTATCCTAAAAGAATACCAGCATTTGTTATCCGACAAGGTGATAGTGCCATGTTTAACGCAGGGCTATGTTAGATCCATGCTTATTTCTCACATCAAGTGCATTCGAAAAGAAAAGACCAAAGGTTGAATCTTAAACGTGTACCTGACATTAGTGTTCATCTTAAATGAAACAAACTTCTATAGGTTTTCAGAGCAGGTTGTTTGCCTACGTGAGTGTACCCTAATATAGGAGTCTAGTACTCCTGACATCGTACCACCTCGTGGTTAAATCATGCAAGGAAGTAATAGAAGTCGGAACCACCTTTTAGATGAGAAATTTCAGTGACTACTAAAGGATTGTCCGGCATAGTGGGACACTTCTCTTCGTATGAAAAGAAAGGAGACAACGTTCATTCCTATCCTTCTTGACAGCGTTCATATTTTTATGCTCCTAGATAGTCCTAAGAACCGATCTAAACACACGACAAGAAAATGGAATGAGAAAAGGTCTGGGTAATATCACTATCTAAGTGATATTCATGTTCATCCTTGCTATAGGGAAGCTAATACGTGAAGATAATTCACTTGTTAATACGGAACCACTCTCACTACATATAAGTTTATAACAACGACAAAAGTGTCGTTATGGCATTAACAGGGTATGTTAAAATTGCTCTTTAAACCACTATGTAAAGTCAGCAAACACAAGCCCAATACGAAGTAGTTTTCATTAGAAGCGACTAAGCGACACCTAATCTATCTCCAAAGAAGATATGGCCAACCAAATAGACTACAACTTACAACAGCCACTCGGAATCAGTAAGCTCAAAACATGATTCGATGTCAAACATAGAGACAAGGAATACTCACAGATGCCAAATCTGCACTGTTGTAGCTACCATTGTCTGAAACGGAAGCCCGAGGTGAAGAGCCTTCTTCGGATCCTTCTTTAACAGGTGAAGGAGGTCGAGGAGGTGCTACGTAAGCAACCCTCAATTTACACTCCTCAACATGATGTCCGGATTCTTTATTAAACTAGACCGAAAAGCAAACagttagaaaacaaaaaacccaAACTTAAAATCAAATCTGGTCGAGTAAAAACTTATCTTTGCATTGCATATCAGGGGGTGCTTCCTTTTGAGCCTGCATCATAACTGATtccataaattaaccaattaaactaTGATTTCAAGATTTGAAGATGATACATGATTAACAACAAGTAATTATATATAAGTTCGAGTTTTGTGAGAGAGAGACCTGTAACGTTCCATGTAGACCAAGGCAGAACAACTCCATTGTTAGGCTTTACACAGTATTTCCTTGGGTTTGTCGTTTTGACCTGGAAAACAACATACATAAAAAAGCTTTGTTACCATAAATCGCTAGCTCCATAGAGATTTTCGGTAAAAGATTCatggaggcccttgtactaggagtcaGGTTACATTTTGCTCCCTTCactcaaaaaatgagcaaattagtccttgtactttagatcaaagagcaaattattCCTATTAAAAGTTccatccatttttactattaaaaaccgAACTGTGTATATAACCATGAGGTACACGTGGCATGGTTATTCCATCAATCACGTCaatgtttttaacaatagaaatgaatgaaattttgaatagaaaGACCAGTTTGCTCTTTATACGTCGTACAAgaactaatttgcccattttccgagtaaagaaagcaaaattcGATCTGACTCATAGTATATActctataatacttttactaGCAATTTTCGAATTGGTACgcatgtttcaaaacaaataacACTAGCAATCCtactttattataaaattattgagtaaaacaaataattcaCAAACTccagaatttatatatatatctatatatagaATTATGTATTTACATAAACAAAAAACAATACATATATGatcaaaaattaagtttaataaatcGAATATAAAACCAGATAATCTTATTTACAGCAAAATCCCATATTAATTTACTCACAGGAGATTTAAGAAATAGCTTAATTTTACCTTAAAAGCCACATAATTGTTGGTCTTGTTGGACAGATTTAAAGAACATGAAATCTGCTTTTTCAAGTCAACTaaattcaagaacaaaaattgttaaaattttcgaaaaaaGCAGTGGAAACGATGAAGATATGGATCTGTAAAGCaacaaaaaaagttaattttgtaAAGCTTTGAAAGATGCTTACAGGGAAATTGAAGCTCTTGAGGATCGATGCTGAGAAGTTCGCCGGTGGTCATCTTAGTGAGAGGGTCGCCGGAGATATGAACTATTGGCGGAGGGTTTGGGTCTACGGCGTGAGAGGATTAGAGGTGGAGATTAAGACAACGGTGAGCGGTCTTCGAGAGAGAGGTGAAAAGCAAGAAGCGTGGGACAGTGAGGTTTGACTTGTTGTGTCCGGTTCTATTTATTACTGtggttatgaaaattatatgtgAACTTATTTATCAAGTTTATGAACCAAAAATAACATATTGCCTATTGATACTACTATAAAACATTTCATTCAagtagtaaatattattataatggcATTTCATTGTGtaaaataatctaatatattttaaatatgtactATTATTCGGTATATTACTCATAAAAGAACCagttaatgaatttaatgattaaaattttaaattttagaaaatatagaGACAAAAATGATCAAATGAAAACATGGACTAAATGTAGAATAAATTAAGCACAAGCTTGAAACAAAAACgaggttaaatttaaaagatttttttaaaatatatgtatcaaaatttaaacatttagtGCAGTTTGcatgaataatttaaattaaatacgTTAAATCTAAATTGTTCATGCAATATATAGATGTGTTTGAGATTTGAAGAGTGCATTTTAAATATACTCTACTTTATATCTAAACTAGCATTTAACATTCAAACTAAAGTTAGGTCGATAAAATAACCTAATCGATGTAATACCAATAAGTTGAAAACTTGAAGGTTCTAAAGTTTAAacactaatttaaaattctaactATGCTTGAGGACCTCTATGGCAATTAACCccaaagagagaaaattgatataaGAAAACCTTGATTAATTATCATAAGCATATCGATATATTTATGCTAACTTTTTTTCATTCTATTACATTAAAGAAATCACATTAAAATTGACGATTAAGTATTAACTCGATTAGTGCGGGTATTGTTATCAATACAAAAAGACGTAGGTTTAAGTATGCTGAAACACATTATCTTTCTATATATGGGTAAGGGAGAGACTATGCGTAaaacattgtatcaaaaagagccatgtataaaaaaaaatcacattaaaatttaatttacttttggTATAAGTAATTATATTACAAAACATTAAATGGGCAAGCGAAATGAAACATCAATGTTTGAACCTAGtctaaatcaattttaacaatttcGTCATTCAATCAAATCTGCATCATATTACAATctcatttgtaaaaataaaatatattatctgAAACTTGGCCCTTAAATTATATCTCAATTTTCGATTAgcttttatttttgtcaaaagtggactataaactattaattttgCCCCAATTTatctaaaacaaaatatcagTCAATCATGACATATCACATCCTTACAAGATTTCGTAAACTTTTTAGATAAAATGAGACAAAATTGGGTAATAATATCATATAGACCATATTGTATTTTGTTCCCTTTACTCAAAAAACGTATAAATTGGtccctatacattagatcaaagagtaaattggtattttttgttaaaaactcatctatttgtattattaaaaattggcgCAACTGGCAGAATAACCAAACAGTGAGACGTGGCGTGCCACGTGTACCTTATACTGATGTACAAGGACTAgcttttaacagtagaaattgataaaaattttaataaaatgaccaGTTTACTCTTTGAGCTAACATACATGaattaatttgcccattttttgaatAGAGGGGTAAAATGcaactaatagtttaatgaccacTTTCCGACAAGAAAACTATAAGGACCAATTCTGAAAATTAGGGTataatatagggaccaatttacaaataaaacccaaaatccaTAGTTTCTCAAAGAATGGGGATTGGTGAGTTGAGTTGGAAGGAGTGAATGAGATGACTGTGGGACAAGTTAAGAGGAGGCAAAGAGAAATGGTCTTTAGTAGAGCTCACTCTTCTAATTTCTTCCATGGTTAATAGTGCTGCAACAGTGTTTCTAAATATCCCTTTCACTGGCTCTGTTGCTACCATTATTGCTCCTTTTTGttcctttgtttcttctttatcttcttcaatggGGAATAATACTTCATCAATGGTGTTTTCGCATTCTTTAACCAGATTTGAAACGAGATCGGTCGTGAAAAATGGTTGCTTCAGCACTTTTTGGATGAAGGGCAACCGTAATAACCCACCTGTTCGCTTGTCATATTTCTTCAATATCTTTGCCAACCCTACAAATTCCCAACCATTGTtaatcaaatgaaaatggttAACTATTTGGGCTTTGGTTTAACTGGTTTAGGGTTGAGCCAATTCGGGTTCTAAAGTAGGGGCAAAGTCAGAATTTCATTTAGGAGATGCCTAGATTAAAGTATATGTTTTTGtaagagttaaaatataattttacccttatattgattatattttttggttttcaaaaggattaaattgaaattttagtatttttgggGGCATactataattttaccatattaacttaggattttataaattttgccCTACCTCCCCCCTCTCTTCACCCCTGTCCAAGGTTGTTTGAATTGGATATCAGACCGATTGGATTGGGAACCAGAAAATACATTGCTCCAGAGAAAGAGGTTGCACCAGTTAACTTGCGAACTAGTATGAACCAGTTGAACCGGGCTGAAAAATCATTTGAATcgagatttttattttttaaaatttttttttaaaaatttgtttaatcaaaCTGGACCAATCAGTTAGACTGAAAATCAATAGTATGAGTGAGTCGATCACTAGTCtggttataaaaatattaatcatttcgATTTGAGTCAAAgtcaaattcaattcatttttgggttagaaatattttaaatttgagttattttgaaatttagataATTTCAATAGTTTTGTCTTTTAGGTTTGAGCATGGAGGaggtaaaagaaaaaactagATTCTTGAAATAGGCAAAAGGTGCGCTTTACCTTGTggataaattaattcatgtacGTCAGATTAAATAATAGATTGGTCTTTTTTGTTGAAAGTTTCATCcgtttttactattaaaaattgacgTCATTGATAGAATAACTAAACAGTTACATGTGGCGTGCCACGAGTATCACATGctaacattaaaaatggatagAACTTTTAATAGAATGATCAGTTTGTTCTTTAATCTAACGTACATTGTCTAATTTgcccaattttttaataaaaagaacaaaatacaatttgactcctagtataaagggcctccatggtactttattggttttgaaattattaaagtggAGGGaattatatggtaaaattatggttttggtcCCTTTGacttatatttgaattttgcataatttcatcatttatttttataatatcattgaTTAGTCCAAATAATGTAGTATGATGAGTTAGAATGGtttttttgaagaat harbors:
- the LOC105762129 gene encoding SPX domain-containing protein 3-like; this encodes MYFLVPNPIGLAKILKKYDKRTGGLLRLPFIQKVLKQPFFTTDLVSNLVKECENTIDEVLFPIEEDKEETKEQKGAIMVATEPVKGIFRNTVAALLTMEEIRRVSSTKDHFSLPPLNLSHSHLIHSFQLNSPIPIL
- the LOC105763725 gene encoding LOW QUALITY PROTEIN: vesicle-associated protein 1-2 (The sequence of the model RefSeq protein was modified relative to this genomic sequence to represent the inferred CDS: substituted 3 bases at 3 genomic stop codons), whose amino-acid sequence is MTTGELLSIDPQELQFPFDLKKQISCSLNLSNKTNNYVAFKVKTTNPRKYCVKPNNGVVLPWSTWNVTVMMQAQKEAPPDMQCKDKFLLDQIXFXVWVFCFLTVCFSVXFNKESGHHVEECKLRVAYVAPPRPPSPVKEGSEEGSSPRASVSDNGSYNSADLASKRALISKLNEEKNATILENNKLQQELELLGREAKRDYSGMKFVYVILVGLVSIILGYLLKLT